In Zunongwangia sp. HGR-M22, the sequence AGTTTGTTTTCCTACTCCTTTTATTGAAATTATTAGCTCGTACTGGTTTTTAAGGTTCTCATCTTCAGCAACAATGGTTTCTATTTCCTTTTCAATGATATCTATTTCTTTTGTCAAATATTTGATAAGGTCTTTTTGAACTTTTAATAGTAATTTATTTTCAGTTCTTGAAAGTATTTCTGATTGCTCCTTTAAGCTCATTTTATAGCCGGCTCTTTGTTTTACCATGCGCTCCCGTAGTGAGAATAATCGCTTTAATTTAACGGTATTCTCAGAACTTTGGACATGAGGTTTTAATCGATCACGTTTTTCATAAGCGTAGAGAGCTATTCTTTTAGCATCTGCTTTGTCATTTTTTCCTCTGGTCATTCCCATGGATTGTTTAATTTCCAATCCAGGTAAAATCACATAATTAAAGTTTTCTTCAAACAAAAATAGAGATAATCTATAACCGTAGATTCCTGTATGCTCCATTGCAAACAGCAAGTTTTCTGTAGGAATATCATTATTCTTTTCCAACCACTTAAGCATTTGTTTGAACCCTATCTTATTGTTTTCAAATTGCTGGTAAAGATCTCTTTTGTGAAGGTGTGTATCGATCACTTTTTTACTAATATCGATACCTACAGTTTCTAAAATTTCCATACTTTTAATTATTAAATTAATGGTTACTTTGACTAAAACCTTTAGTAACTTATTACTAATTAGTATTCTATTTGGTCCTTTGTAACCGGTTATAAAAGAGCGGGGACTAATACTGTGAATAGAGATGTAGCTCTAGAACCAAACCAAGTTCACCCCGTTCTTTTTTAATAAAAATATGAACAATTTAATTAGTTATGAGTCTCCCCCAGACCCCCTCTTTTCAACAACATAATTATTGAATAATTGTATATTGTTTATAGGTTCAAATCTAAAGGTACCAAACTATTTGAATCAACGCTTCAGTATGGGCAGAGCAAGTATGGGTAAGCGATATTGCCAATGTTCAGACGAATCAGGTTTGAGTTACCTAACATGGGGCATTGATCTATTTAATAGAAAAATTATAGATGGGCTTTAAGTGATATCCTAAATACCGAGTACTGCTATAAAAGCTTGGCAGATGGCTATTAAAAATGCCACACTCCACCAACCTTGGATATTCCATTCAGACTAAGGTGGAAAGGTGAATGATCCCGATACGGCTAAATATTATGAACGCTTTTTTGAGATCATCAAAACCCCGACCAAAAGCGTCAGTAAAAGTAGTGGTTTTAGTTACGAAAGCCGGATTACCAAAGGCGAAAAAGAAGTATCCAAACGAAGGGCTGATGCGTTTTTTCGATTGAAACAAGGGGAATTTGTGGCCTTTGCTGATGGGAAGGATAAAAAGGTACGGTTTAAACTTCAACATATTCAAAGGGAAATTCCTATTTCTAAGGCGAACATCACCCAAGAAGATTTACTGTTCCATCAGCAGCAAATTTATAGAGACCTGGAGAAGATTATCAGGTGAAGTAATTTTTTAAGGCCCCATTGAAATAGAAACGAATAGTAAACATTTTATTGCTGTAAGGAAATGTTGTGGTGATTATCTATTGTTCAAAATTGATCACAAATTCAAATTTCGTTCTTTCATTAATTTTTCTAATTCATCATTCTTCTTTGATTTCTTCAAAAGTTGATAAATTAAAAATAGTGGAACAAGTGTTACTAATCCCCAAGTGTTCTGTACGACAGAATAAATGATTATTCCTATAAGGATACCTATAAAAGTAGCATTAATTAGGGCTTGGTTTATTGCTTTTTGCTTCTTTTAGTAATTCCTCATTAGTGAATTCCGATAACTTTTTCTCACTCATAATGATTATTTAGCTAGTTTTTATACATAAAAGTTTCTACCAAAAATTGAAAAAATCCAGTACGTTTAGCTTTACCTCAAAACTAATCAAAAAAACAATAATTTCATTTCGGCTCTACTTCAAAACACGATAAAAATTCTTATTTACTAAAATCAGTATATCAAATTCAAA encodes:
- a CDS encoding IS110 family transposase translates to MEILETVGIDISKKVIDTHLHKRDLYQQFENNKIGFKQMLKWLEKNNDIPTENLLFAMEHTGIYGYRLSLFLFEENFNYVILPGLEIKQSMGMTRGKNDKADAKRIALYAYEKRDRLKPHVQSSENTVKLKRLFSLRERMVKQRAGYKMSLKEQSEILSRTENKLLLKVQKDLIKYLTKEIDIIEKEIETIVAEDENLKNQYELIISIKGVGKQTALYMIVVTEGFKKFDSWRKFASYCGIAPFPNTSGSSIRGRTKVSHLANKKLKSLLDLCAKSSIQYNEEMKLYYHKRIDLGKNKMSTINIIRNKILARIFAVINRKSPYVDLIKYAAN